The sequence GTTTTTTGACAAATCCAGTTCCTCCAGATTCGGAAATCGATAGACGACGTCAGGTACGTTCTTCAGATCCAACTGATTGAAGTAAACGTACTTGACGGTATCGGGCCGGGTGGTAGCAGCAGCGGCTTCGAGCGTACTGATGGTGCTGTCGCCAGTACGAACGGCCCGTTTCTCCCGAGGACGACCGAAGTTGGTGAAATACTCATTGCTGTAAGGGGAAGCCATCGGTTTGGCATACCGATCGGTCTGATAGAAGACAGTCAGGCGGCGAAGTAACTCATCGAGCGCTTTCCGGTTTGGCTCGCCCATCGGGCTGATGATGATCCAGTCGGCTCGGCCGTTGGCAGCAAACAGTTCCGTAACGTTATAAAAAAAACCGTCGGCGGGCTGACTACCCTGGCTCTCGACGGCTGTATTCTTTTCGTTACTATGTTCCATCAGCGCATCGGTCACCTCTTTTCGCTTCGCGGGAGGCAATGCATCCACTTTAGTTTCAATTGGTGCGTAGGTACGCATCAACTCGGCGGGGCTTATGTTGTGCGCGGCCGAATCGGCCCAAAGAATTACCCGCGTGGGCGAAGCTGGTGGTGCGCCAGCGCTGACGGTCTGTTGAGCAAACGTAAGCCGGCTACCAGCGAGCAGTAGGGTGAAAAGGAGGGCACGTACCATACCTAAGCGTTTAGTTTACTTAGCGATGCGGCCCGTGCCCACTTTCCACAAAAAAGGCGGCTTCTATTTTTTTAAAGGCCCGAAAAATAGTCGTAGCCCTGTTCGGCCCAGAAGTCGCGGGGCGGCTGGTCGGCAAAGAAAATGCGCCCGATGCATTTGAGGTTTTTGATGCCGTATTTGATCGGAATCAGCAGCCGCAGGGGTGCCCCGTGGTTGGCCGAAATGGGTTCGCCGTTCAGTTCGTAGGCCAGCAGCGTTTGCGGGTGCAGCGCACTGGCCATATCGATGCCCACGTAGTAGCCCCGGCTGGGTGTTTCCATGCCCACGTACCCGTAGCGATCGGCCGGGTCGGTTTTACTGACGGGCTTCCCCGTACGCGCACCGGCCCCGTAGCGGTCCAGCACATCGACCAGCCGCACGCCACCCCAATGCTGAATCTGGCTCCAGCCTTCCACGCACTTAAACTCAATTACTTCCTCGTGCTTCGGCAAGGCCCGGATGTCGTCCATCGTCAACACCTGGCTGTCGGTGGGGCTGCGCTCCAGCCGGAGTTGCCAGTCGGTGGGCATGGCGGGCGTCAGGCCAATACCCCCGTTGACCCGTGCGGGTTTGGCGGCCATGTCCAGCGGAAACGTAGGCGCCAGCCGGCCGGGACCAATCAGTCCCTTGAAGACCTTTGCATTGGCCTTGTGGGCCTCTAGCAACGGCTGGGGAGCCCCGCCGCGCGTGGGCTGGGAACGTACCCAGCGCCAGACACTCACCGGTACGAGCGCGGCCAAACCAAGCCCGACAAAGGCTTTGATGGTCCGCCGGCGCGCCTGCTGCTCAACCGTCTGGTCGTCGGCGGGCGGGTTGGGAACGGGTTGATCGGTGGTCATAGAGGCTGGTCGGTTGAGGGTTGTAACGATGACGAATCAGCACGCGGTGGCCGGTCGGCCGTTGGGGTGCCGTCAGGTACGTTGGTCAGTTCGAAGCCCGCCACCATAGCTCGGAAGTTATTCCAGCCGGCGCGGATCACCTGCGCAATGTGCACCACAAAAAACAGCAGATAGCCCATCGTCAGGGCGAAATGAATAACGCGCGCCGTTTTGTAGCCACCGCAGAGCCACGTCAGCCACGAAAACTGAATGGGTTTGTAGATAGCCAGCCCGGTCAGCAACGACCCGAACCCCATCAGCACGACGCCGGTGTAGGCAATCTGCTGCGCCCCGTTGAACTTCCGTTGGGGCGGCAGTGGCCCTTTGCGCAGGCCCAGATCGTGCAGCGTGACCTGGATGGCATCGCGGAACGAATGGCGATTGGGCACCAGTTGCCGCCATTCGCCCGAGATGAGCGTATAAAGCACATAGGCCACGCCGTTGATGACAAACACCCACATCAGCGCAAAGTGCCAGGCCATCCCCTCGGCCAGTCGCCGTTTCAGGTGCAGGGCATTGAAGACCCATTCCGGAAAAAACGAGATGAGCGTGTAGCCCCCGATCTGGATTTTGTAGGGATGGTAGGCCCAGTAGATAAGCAGCCCGCTCCAGATCATGGCAAACAAAACCGGGAAGTTCACCCAGTGAAACCACCGGATGGCCAGTGGGTGTTTTTCAACGATTTTCTTCATGGTAAAGGCAGGCTGCTGTTCTTGTGGAAAGGTATGTAATTCTACTCTTTTTTACCACTCCCCTGCTCGGCTGCCGGTGCAGCGGGCTTATCGACCACGGCTTTTTTTGCTTTGGCGAAATCACCGGCTTTCACAATCACCAGCTTGTTGTAATCGATGTATTTCTTGACGGCCGTATTTACCTGCTCGGGCGTCAGGGCGGCTATGCGCTTTTCGAGCTCGGCATCGTAGGCAAAGCTACGCCCTTCGGCTTTTGTCAGGTACTGCGCCCAGGTATCGGCCAGCAGGCCATCCTGTGACCGCTCCACCTGCTTGTTCTGCAACACCGCCGCTTTGGCCGTTTTCAGTTCGTCGGCCGTTACGCCGTCGCGCACCAGCTTGTCGATTTCGTCTTTGTAGGACGCTTCGAGGCGGTCCGAGTTTTCAGGGTTATAAATAGCATACGAGCCGAACGTACCCACGGCGTCATTATCGTCGGCATACAGATACGACCCCACGCCATAGCTTACGCCCTCTTTTTGCCGGATGCGGGTAGCGAGCCGGGAGTTCAGGAAGCCGTCACCCAATATGTAGTTAGCCATGTATAGGGCGGCGTAGTCGGGATGGTCGTCGCGCATCGGAAACTTCAGGCCCGCCGACAGCGCGGCATTGGCCTTGTCGTCGGTCTGCATGGCTTCGGTGCCGGGTTTCACATCGGTGAAGAGCTGGTACGGCACACGGCTGTAGGGCCTGGGCGCTTTCCAGTTGCTCAGGCCCTTGATGGTCTTCATCACGGCGGCCTCATCAAAGGCACCGACCACCGACACCACCGCCTGCTGCCCGCCGTAGAAATTTTTATAGAACGCCTTCACGTCATCGAGGGTCAGCTTCTTGATGTTGTCGATTTCTTCGTCGAACGTTTCCAGGTAAAACGGGTGGCCTTTGGGGTACGGGCTCAGACGCCGCCGGATCTGGTTCTGGGCAATCGACTGGGGCTCCTGCTTTTGTGACTCGATCTCAGCCAGCCGCTCTTCTTTCAGTTTCTTAAATTCGGCATCAGGGAAGGTCGGATTGCGCAGGTAGTCGGTCACGATCGCCAGCACGGCAGGCAGGTTTTCTTTCTGCGTCTCGACACTCACGATTGCACTCTGCCCGTATCCATACACGTAGACCTCCGCTTTGAGCTTTTCCAAGCCGTCGCGGATTTGCTGGTAGCTGCGCGTTTTGGTACCCCGCTCGAGCATCGACGCCGCAAAACTGGCCGCCGTGCTCTGGTTCATCAGGCTTTGCGCATCGCCCATCCGCAGCCGGATCCGCATGTGTACCGAGTTGCCGCGCGTGCTTTTCTGCAACAGGCCGTAAGTCAGCCCATTGGCTTCCTTCCCCCGTTTGGTACGCGCGTCGATGTTGGCGGGCGACGGGTCAAACGCCTCACCAGCGGCAACCATCGCTTCGCCCTTGTAGCCGTTGACCAGCGCCAGCACGTCGGGCGTCGCGGAGATTGTGGCGCGGTCAGGTTTCTGGTCGGGGATGAACGTACCCACGGTGCGGTTGCTGGGTTTCAGATAGGCCTGCGCCACGCGCTGCACATCGGCGGGCGTAACTTTCCGCAGGGCATCGCGGTAGAGGAAAAGGAGTCGCCAGTCGCCCGCCGCCATGTACTCGCTGAGGTTCAGCCCCACCCGGTCGACTTGCTTGAACAGCATATCGATCCGGCTCAGGAGCTTGGTCTTGGCCCGTTCCACTTCCTCAGCCGTGGCCGTTTTTTGGGCCATCTCGTCCAACGTACCCAGCATGATCGCGCGCGCCGAGTCGAGCGATTGTTCTTTGCGTAGTTCGGTGTAGAAGTAGGCGAAGCCGGGGTCGTAGAGGGCGGGCGTCCAGCCCCACTGCGTGGCGGCTTTCTTGTTTTCGATCAGCGCCTTGTACAGCCGACCCGACGGCTCGTTGGTCAGTACGTCCATGAGCACATCCATCGGCGCGTAGTCGGGGTGGGCACCGGCGGGCGTGTGGTAGGCCACGGCAATGCCCTGCGTATCGCCCACGCGGCGCAGGGTCACGGCACGTTCGCCATCCTGCACGGGCTCGACGGTGTAGGTTTTCGACAGCACCCGGTCCGGCTTCGGAA comes from Fibrella aestuarina BUZ 2 and encodes:
- a CDS encoding molybdopterin-dependent oxidoreductase; this encodes MTTDQPVPNPPADDQTVEQQARRRTIKAFVGLGLAALVPVSVWRWVRSQPTRGGAPQPLLEAHKANAKVFKGLIGPGRLAPTFPLDMAAKPARVNGGIGLTPAMPTDWQLRLERSPTDSQVLTMDDIRALPKHEEVIEFKCVEGWSQIQHWGGVRLVDVLDRYGAGARTGKPVSKTDPADRYGYVGMETPSRGYYVGIDMASALHPQTLLAYELNGEPISANHGAPLRLLIPIKYGIKNLKCIGRIFFADQPPRDFWAEQGYDYFSGL
- a CDS encoding M16 family metallopeptidase is translated as MKTKPYLLRKLLTAALAVGCLSGLRPHATAQPAAPSLPDGMTRVTSVEGITEYQLKNGLRVLLFPDVSKPTVTVNITYMVGSRHEGYGESGMAHLLEHMVFKGSTRHKNIPQELTEHGSWPNGTTWFDRTNYFETFSATDENLRWALDLEADRMVNSFIDKKDLDTEFSVVRNEFEMGENSPQSVLMDRVLSSAYLWHNYGKSTIGSREDIERVPIESLKAFYKRFYQPDNAILLVAGKFDEAKTLAMISELYGPIPKPDRVLSKTYTVEPVQDGERAVTLRRVGDTQGIAVAYHTPAGAHPDYAPMDVLMDVLTNEPSGRLYKALIENKKAATQWGWTPALYDPGFAYFYTELRKEQSLDSARAIMLGTLDEMAQKTATAEEVERAKTKLLSRIDMLFKQVDRVGLNLSEYMAAGDWRLLFLYRDALRKVTPADVQRVAQAYLKPSNRTVGTFIPDQKPDRATISATPDVLALVNGYKGEAMVAAGEAFDPSPANIDARTKRGKEANGLTYGLLQKSTRGNSVHMRIRLRMGDAQSLMNQSTAASFAASMLERGTKTRSYQQIRDGLEKLKAEVYVYGYGQSAIVSVETQKENLPAVLAIVTDYLRNPTFPDAEFKKLKEERLAEIESQKQEPQSIAQNQIRRRLSPYPKGHPFYLETFDEEIDNIKKLTLDDVKAFYKNFYGGQQAVVSVVGAFDEAAVMKTIKGLSNWKAPRPYSRVPYQLFTDVKPGTEAMQTDDKANAALSAGLKFPMRDDHPDYAALYMANYILGDGFLNSRLATRIRQKEGVSYGVGSYLYADDNDAVGTFGSYAIYNPENSDRLEASYKDEIDKLVRDGVTADELKTAKAAVLQNKQVERSQDGLLADTWAQYLTKAEGRSFAYDAELEKRIAALTPEQVNTAVKKYIDYNKLVIVKAGDFAKAKKAVVDKPAAPAAEQGSGKKE
- a CDS encoding cytochrome b/b6 domain-containing protein; protein product: MKKIVEKHPLAIRWFHWVNFPVLFAMIWSGLLIYWAYHPYKIQIGGYTLISFFPEWVFNALHLKRRLAEGMAWHFALMWVFVINGVAYVLYTLISGEWRQLVPNRHSFRDAIQVTLHDLGLRKGPLPPQRKFNGAQQIAYTGVVLMGFGSLLTGLAIYKPIQFSWLTWLCGGYKTARVIHFALTMGYLLFFVVHIAQVIRAGWNNFRAMVAGFELTNVPDGTPTADRPPRADSSSLQPSTDQPL